In Arthrobacter sp. UKPF54-2, the following are encoded in one genomic region:
- a CDS encoding flagellar biosynthesis protein FlhA, which yields MNNRLARLAVPIGIVGIVLLLVVPVPAPLLDFLIVCNILLALLVLLTSMFVKKPLDFSVFPSLLLVATLFRLGLNVASTRLVLGNGYAGQVIEAFGKVTVGGSMIIGAVVFLILVVIQFVVVTKGAERVAEVGARFTLDAMPGKQMAIDADLNGGLITDTQARERRAEVSAEADFYGAMDGASKFVKGDAIAGIIIIIINFIGGIAIGMLQRGMEIGDALGTYGLLTMGDGLVTQIPALLMAVSTGMIVTRSNAEADMGRTASTQLLQSPNALLIAGVAALAMALIPGMPPIPFVLVGAGLILASRRTAASQQEAARTRDAEAAALNSPELDPNEKLLEDMRIHPVEILLAPDLVDMVSGASDDLLARVRSLRHKIAMELGLVIPPVRTRDSVDLPPATYAIRIAGVEAGRGTAPAGQMLALGDSLDSLPGAAMIEPVFGLAGKWIPAEMRHNAEMTGATVIDRVSVLVTHLSSIVTANAARLLSREDVRVLTEGVRKQSPSAVDELTPALLSLAELQRVLQGLLDEQVPINDLARIYEALTLRAKISTDPESLVEAARQALGPALTAKFMDGPVLNVIMIDPLLEQSMLEDMRPAEGGSQIVMGQDRLDAVLRSVRNAVDSAAAANRQAVLVCAPALRPAIHRLVGAQPGSLPVLSYREVTSANVRIETVGVVRHAEPLSA from the coding sequence ATGAACAACAGGCTCGCCCGGCTGGCGGTGCCCATCGGCATCGTCGGCATCGTGCTGCTGCTGGTGGTTCCCGTGCCCGCGCCGCTGCTGGACTTCCTGATCGTGTGCAACATCCTGCTCGCGTTGCTGGTGCTGCTGACCAGCATGTTCGTGAAGAAGCCGCTGGACTTCTCCGTGTTCCCCTCGCTGCTGCTGGTGGCCACCCTGTTCCGGCTGGGGCTGAACGTCGCCTCCACCCGACTGGTGCTGGGCAACGGCTACGCCGGGCAGGTCATTGAGGCCTTCGGCAAGGTGACCGTCGGCGGCTCCATGATCATCGGCGCCGTCGTCTTCCTGATCCTGGTGGTGATCCAGTTCGTGGTGGTCACCAAGGGCGCCGAGCGCGTCGCAGAAGTGGGCGCGCGCTTCACCCTGGACGCCATGCCGGGCAAGCAGATGGCGATCGACGCCGACCTCAACGGCGGCCTGATCACGGACACCCAGGCCCGGGAGCGGCGCGCGGAGGTCTCGGCCGAGGCCGACTTCTACGGTGCCATGGACGGTGCCTCAAAGTTCGTCAAGGGCGACGCCATCGCCGGCATCATCATCATCATCATCAACTTCATCGGCGGCATCGCCATCGGCATGCTGCAGCGCGGCATGGAGATCGGCGACGCCCTGGGCACCTACGGCCTGCTGACCATGGGCGATGGCCTCGTCACCCAGATCCCGGCCCTGCTGATGGCCGTCTCCACCGGCATGATCGTCACCCGGTCCAACGCCGAAGCGGACATGGGCCGGACGGCCTCCACCCAGCTGCTGCAGTCGCCCAACGCCCTGTTGATCGCCGGGGTGGCCGCCCTCGCCATGGCCCTGATCCCGGGCATGCCGCCCATCCCGTTCGTCCTGGTCGGCGCCGGGCTGATCCTGGCCTCGCGCCGCACCGCCGCCAGTCAGCAGGAGGCGGCGCGGACCCGCGACGCCGAAGCCGCCGCGCTGAACTCCCCGGAACTGGACCCGAACGAGAAGCTGCTCGAGGACATGCGCATCCACCCCGTGGAGATCCTGCTGGCCCCGGACCTGGTGGACATGGTCTCCGGCGCCTCCGACGACCTGCTGGCCCGGGTCCGGTCGCTCCGGCATAAGATCGCCATGGAACTGGGCCTGGTCATCCCCCCGGTCCGCACCAGGGATAGCGTGGACCTGCCGCCGGCCACCTACGCCATCCGGATCGCGGGCGTGGAGGCCGGCCGCGGCACCGCCCCGGCCGGCCAGATGCTGGCCCTCGGCGACTCGCTGGACTCGCTACCGGGCGCCGCGATGATCGAACCGGTCTTCGGCCTCGCCGGGAAGTGGATTCCGGCCGAGATGCGGCACAACGCCGAAATGACCGGTGCCACCGTGATCGACCGGGTCTCGGTGCTGGTCACCCACCTGTCCTCGATCGTCACGGCCAACGCCGCCCGGCTGCTCTCCCGCGAGGATGTCCGGGTGCTGACCGAGGGCGTCCGGAAACAAAGCCCCTCCGCCGTCGACGAGCTCACCCCGGCCCTGCTCTCCCTCGCGGAGCTGCAGCGGGTGCTCCAGGGCCTGCTCGACGAACAGGTCCCGATCAACGACCTGGCCCGCATCTACGAGGCGCTCACCCTCCGGGCCAAGATTTCCACCGACCCGGAGTCGCTCGTGGAGGCGGCCCGCCAGGCCCTGGGACCGGCGCTGACCGCCAAGTTCATGGACGGCCCCGTGCTCAACGTGATCATGATCGATCCGCTGCTGGAGCAGTCCATGCTCGAGGACATGCGCCCGGCCGAGGGCGGCAGCCAGATTGTGATGGGTCAGGACCGGCTCGATGCCGTGCTCCGCTCGGTGCGCAACGCGGTGGATTCCGCGGCCGCCGCCAACCGGCAGGCAGTCCTCGTCTGCGCCCCGGCGCTGCGCCCGGCCATCCACCGGCTCGTCGGAGCGCAGCCGGGCTCGCTTCCGGTGCTCTCCTACCGCGAAGTCACTTCCGCCAACGTCCGGATCGAAACCGTAGGAGTCGTGCGCCATGCCGAACCGCTATCGGCTTAA
- a CDS encoding flagellar biosynthesis protein FlhB yields the protein MSDSQEKTEQATDKRMREVRSKGQLSRSQDLTAWLAVGAAAVMIPATVERGASAATDQVFSVKGVMAQPDPAKALKALEAGLGSLAGILGPMLIVVLVVVLVGSALQGGIHLKKFRLDFENFKLLSGLKRIFGTQALWGGVKALLKASVVGLVLYSVVQGLIPVLLTAGGLPVSGVVAAAGGGISQLVQFAVFAGIALAAVDFFVVMRRNRKKTRMSKKEVQDENKSSEGDPLIRSQRRARQLAMSRNRMIAAIGDADVVLVNPTHVAVALKYEPGKSAPRVVAKGAGHVAARIRQEAEEHKVPMVQDIPLARALHAACELGQEIPVDFYHAVAGVLAFVMSLKARGAGAGLHRMAGAAL from the coding sequence ATGTCGGATTCACAGGAAAAAACCGAACAAGCCACCGACAAACGCATGCGGGAGGTCCGCTCCAAGGGCCAGCTCTCCCGCTCCCAGGACCTCACCGCGTGGCTGGCGGTCGGCGCCGCCGCCGTCATGATTCCGGCCACCGTGGAGCGCGGGGCCAGCGCGGCCACGGACCAGGTCTTCAGCGTCAAGGGCGTGATGGCACAGCCGGACCCGGCGAAAGCACTGAAAGCCCTGGAGGCCGGCCTCGGCTCGCTGGCCGGAATCCTCGGCCCCATGCTGATCGTGGTCCTCGTCGTCGTGCTGGTCGGCTCGGCGCTGCAGGGCGGCATCCACTTGAAGAAATTCCGCCTGGACTTCGAGAACTTCAAACTGCTCAGCGGGCTCAAGCGCATCTTCGGGACCCAGGCGCTCTGGGGCGGCGTAAAGGCCCTGCTGAAGGCCAGCGTCGTGGGCCTGGTGCTCTACTCCGTGGTGCAGGGCTTGATCCCCGTGCTGCTCACGGCGGGCGGGCTCCCGGTGTCCGGCGTCGTTGCGGCGGCCGGCGGCGGCATCTCCCAGCTGGTCCAGTTCGCCGTCTTCGCCGGCATCGCGCTGGCGGCCGTGGACTTCTTCGTCGTGATGCGCCGGAACCGGAAGAAAACCCGGATGTCCAAGAAGGAAGTCCAGGACGAGAACAAGAGCAGCGAAGGCGACCCGCTGATCCGGTCCCAGCGCCGGGCCCGGCAGCTGGCCATGAGCCGGAACCGCATGATCGCGGCGATCGGCGACGCCGACGTCGTCCTCGTCAACCCCACGCACGTGGCCGTCGCGCTGAAATACGAACCCGGAAAGTCCGCACCGCGGGTGGTGGCCAAGGGCGCAGGCCACGTCGCGGCACGCATCCGGCAGGAAGCCGAGGAACACAAGGTGCCGATGGTCCAGGACATCCCGCTCGCCCGGGCACTGCACGCCGCCTGCGAGCTGGGGCAGGAGATCCCGGTGGATTTCTACCACGCTGTGGCCGGGGTGCTGGCCTTCGTGATGTCCCTCAAGGCCCGGGGCGCCGGGGCGGGGCTGCACCGTATGGCCGGGGCCGCGCTGTGA
- a CDS encoding flagellar biosynthetic protein FliR yields MGIPIDQTWLEVLLLATVRMTAFLIVAPPFAHQAFPGRIKAMLGVGLGLAVSQRLSAGYVARDTAGFLTGVVLELVTGLVLGFLVMLVFAAVQSAGSLVDLFSGFQMAQAFDPQMMVNGAQFTRLLQMAALALLFSSDGYQLVIGGLTGSFTALPLAGGLDLAQPVQAMTSAVTGMFLAAVQIAGPLLVVLFLADVGLGLLTRVAPALNAFSLGFPLKIMLTLALAGFLFLALPRIVSTLAGQAAKTVLGVG; encoded by the coding sequence GTGGGCATCCCGATCGACCAGACGTGGCTGGAAGTCCTCCTGCTGGCCACCGTCCGGATGACGGCTTTCCTGATCGTGGCGCCGCCCTTCGCACACCAGGCGTTTCCCGGCCGGATCAAGGCCATGCTGGGCGTCGGCCTGGGCCTGGCCGTCTCGCAGCGCCTATCCGCCGGCTACGTCGCCCGCGATACCGCGGGGTTCCTCACCGGCGTGGTCCTGGAACTCGTTACCGGCCTCGTCCTGGGCTTCCTGGTCATGCTGGTCTTCGCCGCGGTCCAGTCCGCAGGCTCGCTGGTGGACCTCTTCAGCGGCTTCCAGATGGCCCAGGCCTTCGACCCGCAAATGATGGTCAACGGCGCCCAGTTCACCCGGCTGCTGCAGATGGCCGCCCTGGCCCTGTTGTTCTCCTCGGACGGCTACCAGCTGGTGATCGGCGGCCTGACCGGCAGCTTCACCGCCCTGCCGCTGGCCGGCGGCCTTGACCTTGCCCAGCCGGTCCAGGCCATGACATCTGCGGTGACCGGAATGTTCCTCGCCGCCGTCCAGATCGCCGGCCCGCTGCTGGTGGTGCTCTTCCTCGCCGACGTCGGCCTCGGCCTGCTGACCCGGGTGGCCCCGGCGCTGAACGCCTTCTCACTCGGCTTCCCGTTGAAGATCATGCTGACCCTCGCGCTGGCCGGATTCCTCTTCCTTGCGCTGCCCAGGATCGTCTCCACCCTCGCCGGGCAGGCCGCCAAGACCGTGCTGGGGGTGGGCTGA
- the fliQ gene encoding flagellar biosynthesis protein FliQ, translating into MNANAVLDICLQAMIVAAKLSAPVLVTALVVGLAISLLQSITQLQEATLSFVPKLAAVAVALVICGHWMITEMVAFTNDLFAKIPSLLGGL; encoded by the coding sequence ATGAACGCCAACGCCGTCCTGGACATCTGCCTCCAGGCCATGATCGTGGCCGCCAAGCTCTCGGCCCCGGTGCTGGTGACGGCGCTGGTGGTGGGCCTGGCAATCTCCCTCCTGCAGTCCATCACCCAGCTCCAGGAAGCCACCCTCTCCTTCGTGCCCAAACTCGCCGCCGTAGCGGTGGCCCTGGTGATCTGCGGGCACTGGATGATCACGGAGATGGTCGCCTTCACCAACGACCTGTTCGCCAAGATTCCGTCCCTGCTCGGGGGCCTGTGA
- the fliP gene encoding flagellar type III secretion system pore protein FliP (The bacterial flagellar biogenesis protein FliP forms a type III secretion system (T3SS)-type pore required for flagellar assembly.) has protein sequence MIRPLTARRPALVLALGLAAALLAVLLLWVTASAGHAAPIPPVPPTPPASPDTGSVNIEINGMDGKPSTAVLTLIGITLLSVAPALLLMMTSFTKIFVVLAMTRNALSLPSIPPNQVLAGLALFLSIFVMWPVINEMNTIGVQPYLNGTLNFNAALSAGSGPLQHFMLAHTREEDIALMTRAAGMENPETPESVPLQTLIPAFMISELRAAFIIGFVIFIPFLVIDLVVSAALMSMGMMMLPPVMISLPFKILLFILVDGWGLIITSLIQSYAGTG, from the coding sequence TTGATCCGCCCCCTCACCGCCCGCCGACCCGCCCTGGTCCTGGCTCTCGGCCTGGCCGCCGCGCTGCTCGCCGTCCTGCTGCTGTGGGTGACCGCCTCGGCCGGGCACGCCGCGCCTATCCCGCCCGTTCCGCCCACCCCGCCGGCCAGCCCGGACACCGGCAGCGTCAACATTGAGATCAACGGCATGGACGGGAAGCCCTCCACCGCGGTCCTGACCCTGATCGGGATCACCCTGCTGTCCGTGGCGCCCGCACTGCTGCTGATGATGACCTCGTTCACCAAAATCTTTGTGGTGCTCGCCATGACCCGCAACGCGCTCTCGCTGCCTTCCATCCCGCCCAACCAGGTGCTGGCGGGCCTGGCCCTGTTCCTGTCCATCTTTGTGATGTGGCCGGTCATCAACGAGATGAACACCATCGGCGTGCAGCCCTACCTGAACGGAACCCTCAACTTCAACGCGGCGCTCAGCGCCGGCTCGGGGCCGCTGCAGCACTTTATGCTGGCGCACACCCGCGAGGAAGACATCGCCCTGATGACCCGCGCCGCCGGCATGGAGAACCCGGAGACCCCGGAGTCGGTGCCGCTGCAGACCCTGATCCCGGCGTTTATGATCTCCGAACTCCGCGCGGCGTTCATCATCGGTTTCGTCATCTTCATCCCGTTCCTCGTGATCGACCTCGTCGTCTCCGCGGCCCTGATGTCCATGGGCATGATGATGCTCCCGCCGGTCATGATTTCGCTGCCGTTCAAGATCCTGCTCTTTATCCTGGTGGACGGCTGGGGCCTGATCATCACCTCGCTGATCCAGAGTTACGCAGGCACGGGATGA